The genomic stretch GGATAGAGCGCGCTGGTGAGCATCGTGAGGGGATCGAGCGCCATGAACGGACGGGTCTGCCTGGATAGTGGTAATGGGCCACGATTGTAAGCGTTCGCCCAGTGGGCTGCTATTTTCACTCACCGGTTATTCCATTTTCAGGCGAGGTGTTCCATGGACCGGTTTACTGGCGGTTGTCTGTGCGGCGAGGTGCGGATCGAGGCGTCGGGGCGACCTTACCGTGTCGGGATTTGTCACTGCCTCGATTGCCGAAAACACCATGGGGCGCTGTTTCATGCATCGGCGATCTTTCCCGAGGATGCGGTGGCGATCAGCGGCGAAACCCGGGACTATGCCGGGCGACATTTCTGCCCGCGCTGCGGGTCGTCGGTGTTCGGCCGCAGCGGCGATGAAGTCGAGGTGAATCTGGGCGCGCTGGATGCGCCCGATCAATTGCAGCCGACTTACGAA from Pseudomonas allokribbensis encodes the following:
- a CDS encoding GFA family protein, which translates into the protein MDRFTGGCLCGEVRIEASGRPYRVGICHCLDCRKHHGALFHASAIFPEDAVAISGETRDYAGRHFCPRCGSSVFGRSGDEVEVNLGALDAPDQLQPTYELWTVRRESWLPAFPLARHYVGNREATGRTEE